The Pseudoxanthomonas suwonensis sequence CCGAAGCCGACCACCCCGCCGCCTTGCTTCCGCCGTTGCAGTTGTCTTGCCGAGCCGAAGCCGAAGCCGAAGCCGAAGCCGAAGCCGAAGCCGAAGCCGAAGCCGAAGCCGAAAAGCACGGCCAGTGGCGCGGCCTTCCTTGCTTTGCTTTAGTCCGCCAGCAACTCCAGCACTCGCGCCTCGTCCACGTCCGGCACCACCTCGGCGCGGCCGATGCCGCGCCACAGGACCAGGCGCAGGCGGCCGGCGAGGTTCTTCTTGTCCAGGCGCATGCGCGCCAGCAGCGCTTCTGGCGCCAGCCCGGCCGGCAGCCGGATCGGCAGGCCGAGGGCGTGCAGCAGGCGGCCCAGGCGCACGGTGTCCTCGTCAGGGGCCATGCCCAGCGCCGCCGACAGGCGCGCGGCCAGGACCATGCCCACCGCCACCGCTTCGCCGTGGTTGAGCGCATCGCTGCCGACGCCGGCGTAGCCCTGCTCGGCCTCGATCGCGTGGCCGAAGGTATGGCCCAGGTTGAGCAGGGCGCGCTCGCCCTTCTCCAAAGGATCGCGCTCGACGATCCCGGCCTTGTGCTCGCAGCTGCGGGCGATGGCCTCGGCCAGGACGCGGTCGTCGCCGGCGAGCAGGGCCTCGCGTTCGGCTTCCAGCCACTGGAAGAACAGCGGGTCGCGGATCGCGCCGTATTTGGCCACCTCGGCCAGGCCGGCGCGCAGCTCGCGCGCGGGCAGGGTGCGCAGCGCGCCGGTGTCGGCGAACACCGCGCGCGGCGGGTGGAAGGCACCGACCAGGTTCTTGCCCTGCGGGATGTCCACCGCGGTCTTGCCGCCGACCGAGGAGTCGACCATCGCCAGCAGCGTGGTCGGCAGCTGCACGCAGTCCACCCCGCGCATCCAGCAGGCCGCGGCGAAGCCGGCCAGGTCGCCGACCACGCCGCCGCCGAGCGCGTACACGGTGGCGTCGCGGGTGGCGCCGAGCGCGGCCAGTGCGTCGATCGCCGCGGCGAAGCTGGCCAGGGTCTTGTGCGACTCGCCGGCGGGCATGACGTGGGCGGCGATGCGCAGGTCCGGGCGGGCGGCGCGCAGCGCGGCCTCGACCCGGGCCGCGTAAAGCG is a genomic window containing:
- the aroB gene encoding 3-dehydroquinate synthase, yielding MSAARTVAVGGAVPYSIEIGPGLLDDGARLAAHARGRHALLLSDSHVAPLYAARVEAALRAARPDLRIAAHVMPAGESHKTLASFAAAIDALAALGATRDATVYALGGGVVGDLAGFAAACWMRGVDCVQLPTTLLAMVDSSVGGKTAVDIPQGKNLVGAFHPPRAVFADTGALRTLPARELRAGLAEVAKYGAIRDPLFFQWLEAEREALLAGDDRVLAEAIARSCEHKAGIVERDPLEKGERALLNLGHTFGHAIEAEQGYAGVGSDALNHGEAVAVGMVLAARLSAALGMAPDEDTVRLGRLLHALGLPIRLPAGLAPEALLARMRLDKKNLAGRLRLVLWRGIGRAEVVPDVDEARVLELLAD